A window of Fusarium falciforme chromosome 1, complete sequence genomic DNA:
TCTTGTTGGCTTTATCGACGACCAAATATCAGATTCCCAGATTCCCGGGTCGCGGAGCAATGTTACGGCGTCTTGATCTTGGAGCGACGATTTGCTGCCTCCTCTTGAGTCTGCGACGGCGCAgaacaaaaaaaaaggggggggcATAGCAGGGGAAGATCATCTGGGCGTCTTGTCAGTCAGACATCGGCTGCCTATCTGTCAACCATGAcatctctctcttttttttctcttgaaTCTTTTTTGTTGTTGGTTCAAGGCCATACAAGTGGCGTTCACCGGAAAAAGAGGTTAGCCAGAGACGGCTTGGGACGGGACatcatctttttctttctctcttcttgttGATCATCTTCTTTTTCCCTTTCCGGATTTGGGAGGCCTGGATATCCATCTACAGTATCTGTCTAGACGATGCGCTCCATCTTTTTGTTCTCTTCGCTCCCCGGGGACGACGAGAGCCATCATTTTGTCTGTTTATCCGTTTGGGCGACATCGACATTGATCTCCCTCAAAGCGTGTTTTGAGTCTGTTTTGTCTGTTTTGttcttctacttcttttcttttctcttctccatTTTCTTCTATTCCCTTTTAACTTTGCCCTTTTGGTGTGTATGTGtgttaattcttttttattttattgtCTGTCTTTTTATCCCCCCACGCGCAACAAGACCTTGTCCACATCACTGCATATGGTATCGACAGAACCGATTTACCTCGCTTTTACTGCCATattccttcctcttcttctgctttgCAGCATCAAATACTGGATACTTGCCAACATGTCGTCGTCATTTCTATTATCCCTACTGTGATCGCTTCCTGGGCACTTAGTGTGCGAGAGAGATATGGAAGCTTGGCAGAGGGTCGGTCTATAATGGGGGAGAGAGcaaaaagagagaaagagagcagCGAGAGAGCACTGGCACCTCGTACATAGCATCATCGGTAGACCTTCTTACGAGAGAAGAATTAAAGCAAAACCCACCTGACGCCTCCCAAAATTAGTGCTCGACGATCATGACCGTGTAATTGTTGTTGAGGCTATTATCTTTCTATTGTCGCTGACACTAGCTTCGAAGCTTTGACAACCGGCCATCGAGATGGATTCGTCCAGACTCTGTCGCCAATCGAGCCTTGCTTTTTTCTCTCGCATCCTTCCTTTCTCTTGTGTGCTCTGACTTCGTAAATACGAGAGAGCTCAGGACAGGCTAGGACAGGGTTCATGAGGCCATTGTTCGGTTACTCTCTAGCATAATTGGGTTCCTTTCCCTCGGGTCAGACCCTGGAACCAACAGGAAGACATCCGGTGGCCTTCCCTCCCTCTTATCCTCTGCTTTGCCTCTTAACTTACTGTGTCATCGCTCCTTTTGACGCCCACCTCGTGCCTGGTACGCCTCATGGCGCTATCCTCGTTGAGGGAGGAGATAGATCAAGGAGGGGAAAAAGAGAAGCTGCTCGTGTCGCCCTACGCGCACGCAGAGAAACCCAGGTCGAGATCGGCGCAGGGAGCAAAAAATGTCCCGGAGGCTTATTTCCAAAAGGGGCAAAGCTGGGAGAGATAGACTCGGAGGGTTTCTCCTTAGATCCTGTTAGCCTCTCTCCAATCTCCACGGCGAAAGACTTCAAGGTCGGGCAATTAGCTATTAGACTCGACAGGGAAGCTTATCAAGATGAGACGGGAGATACCCATGGTTCCCGAGCatctcagcctcggcctgGCGCCGGACGGGCCGTGGACAAAGCTTTCCAGACATAACTCCTCATCCCTTTGAGCGCGGCCCGTTGTTTGGGCTTCCCATGTGCAGGCACACCGAGTGAtcagacgagacgagacgacacTGTAGAATAGGATGCAGGCAGATCTGCAGACTGTAGACGGCGGCCGTCGTCGACTCTCAAACGCCCTACGTTGTGAATGTGTGTATTATTAGAACCCGTCGTTGGCCTCACGACATTGCAGCCACACGTACGTCCGTCCGAGAGGTAGGTAGGTGTGCTCTCGCAACGTGGGCTGGCTGAAATGCCGCTTGGCGTTTGCTGAGACAAGAAAGGCTCCGTGGGCTTCCTCGTCAAGCTTCTGTCCCACAAGGCTCCGGCTTCTTCaactttctttttcttcagcCTCGTTGCATTCGGCCATGCCTGAAATTCTCGTTGTCTTCTCTCTCGTTCGGCTGTCGCAAACGGACGAGCAATACAAGTCACACACTCATCCCCAGACCATTCACCATTCTCTATGGCTATGGGTGGTGTGGAGCCTATTCATTGACTGCATCCTGGGTTGTGTTGGTCGCGGGCTCATCTCTCAGGCGCAAGTAGTGGACAGCCAACGGTCCCAGGTACTCGGTCACTGCCGGCCCAATGACATAGGGCAGACGTAACTTGCGAGCACTGGaaagcatccatccatatGGGGGGAGCAACAGGAAAGAAAGGCCTTGATGCGGAGAAAAGAGATGGCAGTGGCAGTGAGTGGCAGGGGTGCCAGAATGGCGAATCGGTGCGCAGCGTACACACCGGGTGTCTCATTGGATGGACCGTGTTGTCTCGCTGTGCTCACATAAAGCATAGCACAACGCAGCATAGCATGGCACAGCAGGTCGGCCGACTCAGTTGCCGCCTTCATAACTGGTCGCCTTTGGGACTTTGACAGATAACTGCCCCCAACGAGGGACGGCCCGGTCATGTTCGTCGCTCTTCGTGGCAGAGACTAGACGGCGACAACCTGTGCGGCCGACAGACGTTGTGGACTTGCGGGCTTTCACACAGCAACAGCTTGCAGCGCTCTGGCTTTGGCGATTCTTACACAGCTCAGCCCCTAATGGCAGGAGGCTCAAAGAGGAGAGGAAAAGCAAAACGCCCCTGCATGCGGGGCGTATCCTGGTGGTGTGTGAGTGACTTTGACGATATGCTGCACCGTTTACAAGGTGGGTGCTGCCACTAGACAATGTGAACAAGGCAAGATGTTCTGCACCAACCGTGGCTGACGGCGAACCCTTGGCGCTACAACCGACGTCCATCGATCCGTCCTTCCTTGGGCGCTCCCTGCAGATCAAGGGGATAGGATGAGAAGCCGAGGAAACGTGCAGCACGAGATGATATTGTCCGTTGCCGTGAGGTGGAGGCTGAGGTCGAGAGCCAGTCGCCCCCAATCGCTACCCCAACATGCTGTCATCGGAACTGTGCTGGACATCCAGACCGAGCAGACTGTAGAAGCCTATTTGCTGCCAGTGGGTACTGTACAGAAtctgtgtgcgtgtgtgtgtgctcTGGCTGTTTGACGTTTGACTTTTGACGTCTGGCCGTTTCCCTCCTTGCCATCATCCGCCACGGGTCTCCTGTGCTCATCCACCTGGTTCCATCAACGCCTGCAGAACGGCATTGATTGCATCACGCTCTCTCCGTCCCCGGAGCGGGAGCAACGCTGTGTAGCCAAACGCCGCGTTGGCTCCTGCTGGGTCCTGGATCTTGcttccccttctcctcccgGGCACCAGGCTCGAGGATCAAGCATCAGGCCATCGAGTTCGCATTGCTTGAtccacagcacagcacaacaCAGCGCCGACTGAGTGTGTCTGCGCATATGCGATCGGGAAGCGGGTCGACAAAGAAAATGACCAGACAGACCTCACCCCTGTCCAGAGCAGAAAGGTAGAGGCAGCCCCAGCGTCGCAGATGTAACCTTGGGGGGCAGCCATGAGCCCCCGATCTCCTGGATCTTGATATCAACCTCGATCTTGATCCAAACGCGAGGGGGATGCAGAGTCATCCAGACCCCGTCTGGCCCATGCCTCCACCAACGGGCTTGGAGTCTCGTGGCCAGGGACAGGGTGTTGATCGCCTTCGTCTGGGGTCCCCCATTGGGCCCgtcagcctcagcagcccaagcatcaccaacaacctaCATGGCAGCCGCTCGAgcccagagcagctcgacCTGCACGGCTTCCAATTCGGACGACTCGTGCCCCGCCTTCGGTGTGTTCTCACCTCCCTGGTCGTTTAGAGCTGCGATGTGCGAACGATGTGCCGTGGATTGCACCGTCTCTCGACCACCTACGGCAGCAGTGAAAATGACGACTTGCGGCGGACGAACGAGACCCGCAGGAGTTCCCAAGGTCGCATCAAACACTTTAGCTTGCTGTCCTGGCGTAACCGGGGAACCTGGTCTAAAAGAGACAAGTAAACGTGCAGCACGGCCCACACCGTCATCTCAACCAGCTTAGCCAGCCCTCTGAGAACCCGCTATCCCTGCCCTATGCCCCAATCCGGAGACTATCGTCCAGTCTTGTTGAGGGAGGGCGAGCATGGGAGGCCGGCTTCCATCATCCGTAGCCCGGTACTTGGTGCGATCCAACAGGCATCGGCAGCCACCCAATCCACTATCGAGATATATCGCGATCTAAACAGATTTGACTAGATCGCGACGGCAACCGGGTTTCTGGAAATGCTGATGGAGATCAGCCAACCTGCACCATATCTCATTTGACCACATGTACCCTCTATTGGCTGAGGGGAGATGCGCCACCTTCTCAAACAGATGCTCAGGGTGGATAAGTGATCCGCAACCATGCCGCATCAAGTCGACTGTCACGATAGTGTCGTTTCCGCATCCAGCACCGTTGTCGATTCCCTTGAATCCGTTGTTGGCTCAAGGTAGCATGAATGCTAAGCCCCGGTATTTTAAGCGCCGCTGCACTTGGAGCAGGTCGAAATGAGACGGCCATCTCCATATCACGACCGTCAACCGTGTTCCCAATAGCCAGCAGCATTGGCAGCCTGCCATGGTCCCGGTCCCGGTCCCTCAGATTCACCACCCAAAGCTGCAGTCGAGTTTGCATGGCGACGATCTGACGTTTACTGCAACCCTCGCCCTGGTGTAATTTCCATCTTGAGCGAAACCAGCATAAGAAGAGCATCTTCTCTTCCCGTTCTCCCCTTTCTCGGCAGCCACCTTCATCGCGAAAGCGTTTGATCCGTAGCTTGTTGGAAGGGTGTACACACCTTTTACCCTTGTAATAAAGAGACCCTTGCTGCAGGAGATTTCGCAATGGCACACACTGGCATTCCTGTGTACCCACGTTTGTTCCCGCATTAGGCACTCCTCGACGCGTTCCTTGGCAGCCGCGCTAGTCATCCGGCGTTAGATGAGTCCGTCTTTGAGTACAGCAGGCCCAGGGTACCTGCGGTGACCTCCCTCTCTCGCCTGTTGTATCGCCATGTATAGCGACCAGCTAGCAGGAGCCTTGAAGTCAAGTGCCAGTTCATCCCCCAGAAGCAGAGCATGCAAGGTGGCACCCTTTGGCTGCAACACGGCGTTCTCCCGAGAGCGAATCAGCGTCGGGGCATGACCGAGTCGGGCAGTCCTCCAGAACGCAGTGCGTCGGGGGAGTGAGAGGAGTATCTTCGGCAACGCTGCCATCAAGACGCCATCAAAACGCCCCGTAGCCCTAATCGTACGATGTTGCCAACCTGGGCGTCGTGGACGGTATCATGCGACCAACTGCAGGCCTATCTCTCAATTTCATGCTTGCTCCGTTTGAAGATGATTCGCTCTGTGATGTGTCCAACTGTAGCTTGCCTGCTCTCAAGAGCCTGCCCGTGGTGGACAAAAAAGCCCTCCATAGCAGGGTTTCTCCTTGCTCTGGGGAAATCCGCCACAACTGATTCGTCGTCTCTTGCAGCATGCCAAAGTGTGACAGCTCTCATTGAGGGAAGATCCAGCTTGCTAGGCGCCGCGGCCGATAGACACCATGGTAGGTACTCTGGATCATCTGGCGCATTTAGTCTTGCTCCGAACATCTTCGGCATGAGAAGGTGATGCAACACTATTCAATGAAAAGGTTGTCTGATCGAGAGTGATGAGACACCTATCAAGACTGATAAGTGTTTGGAAGAGGATACATGAATAATCAACTAATGAAGGTGTATGAGCGAACCCAATCATagatggtgaggaggagcGCGGCGCACTTGTGCCTGCTCCAGCACATGGGCCCAGTTGAAGATACGACTCATGATAACGTGTGCTTGATAGTGAAGACCATCTCATAATCCAGTCGCGGTAATTGCGGGTGTGCCTGGTGAACCGAACCCCGGTACACACGCCACGAGTCCGACCGAGGCCATTGCCAGCGAGAACGCGGGAGGAGATATACAGATGACACGCATGAAAGTGCCAGGCCGACATGGTGTCACAAATCTGGTCTTGCTCGGCGCGCACAGCTGCAGGCAATAACCTTGAGTGCAGAATGAGAGCCTCTCGTCGGATAGCTGCAGCGGAGTTTCATCTTTTGCGTGTCTGACCCGGAAAAGCTGCCCGACACAGAGATCTCCAGCGGACCAAGATCCGCTTCTTCAAAGCCAAGGCGACAGAAGACGCAGAGACCAGACAAGAACGATAGGTGTAGATTAAAGTTGATATCTCGGGTTGGGCGGAAACGAAGCTCGACCACAACGAAGACTGAGGTTGGCCTAGGCATGGATCCAGAGGCCTCACCTTCGACAATGTTGATGAGGTGAATAGATGACCTTATTCCAGTGGCCCGGAGAACTGTCGCACTGTCGCACTGTCGCACTGGAATTGACCAACGCCGAACCAAGCAGCCAGGAGGCTCAAGATGTGTCTCAGAGACGCTCAGCCGCTCCTATGCTTTGCTGCCTTACGATGCGACGATACTCCTGGTGTAGGGTTAGAGGGGACACAGGTACTGATGCGACAATATCAAAGAGTGATGACATTAGAATttccgcttcttcttggccggaCCAGCTGCCGCCTTCTTCGCCAGCTCCCTCTTGAGTTCCTCTCGTCTGCGGTCAGCCCTCTCTTGTGAAGTCTCTCTTGGTTTTGGTGTATCCTCTTTCGTTGATCGGGCCCGGCCTCTGCCCTCATCTGCAGCCGATGATGGCTCCTTCGCatcccccttcttctttccaatCACACCAAACCTCTTAGGGGAATTCTGGGTGACCGGCCTGGCAATTTCAGTCACTTCAGGTTCTGTGGGCGGTGATGTCTCTTTCACGGGCTGCTTAGACTTGGCTCCTCCGATGCGCCCAAGGCCACTCTTCTTTGCAACAGGTTTAGGTGGAGGCGAGGGAGAAGGTGCTGGGGGTGGATCATCGTCTGGAAGCGAGGCTGTTGCACCGTCGTCTTCTGCCTCCGATGCTGTCTCGGAATCATCGACATTTGGGCTTGATGCTTTCTTCGCTGGCGGAGGTATTTTGGGACTGGGGGATCGGGGCGGAGTTGACTGCTTCTTTCGGCCGAGTGCCCCTAGCCGTCGAGTCGGCCTGGCCTCCTTCCGTGTCTCGGTAGGAACGGGGACGTCTTTGGCCGAAGCGGGGGACTCGGGATCACCCTCGGTGGATGTGTCGTCAGGGACAGGCTTGCCCCTGGATGCCACGGACTTCCTCGCAGCAGCAAgatgtggtggtgttgactGGACTTGAAaatcgtcgtcgccatcatcaccagcctcTGGCTCCTTGGGCAGAGGTATCTTATCCTTTGCAGGGACGGCCTTTGCCTGTGATGGACGCGTAGCGGAGGAGGCGC
This region includes:
- a CDS encoding XLF domain-containing protein encodes the protein MSPTKSWRPLPLPSASDLPPLLVSLDIATSAYTVHITDMANIWTESLDRKSICIRGWSENTTIDPSDTPDNMAKFLDSLNTALDSAQPGHDQTHLRLEPASKSDAGDGGLTLQITCELPGLQPLKWPMHLKKLPSSAIATDLVLPLIQAHFTRNLEVESLIRTLGHKDVVITKLLDKLEAVGTGLEHVFNALSGKKRISRAAAADKIPGLAPFDRRRWKSDLAYTDDRPSNAESLIEDVLGGGGLQFEPTIEVAESPLLDDWWHQFSGASSATRPSQAKAVPAKDKIPLPKEPEAGDDGDDDFQVQSTPPHLAAARKSVASRGKPVPDDTSTEGDPESPASAKDVPVPTETRKEARPTRRLGALGRKKQSTPPRSPSPKIPPPAKKASSPNVDDSETASEAEDDGATASLPDDDPPPAPSPSPPPKPVAKKSGLGRIGGAKSKQPVKETSPPTEPEVTEIARPVTQNSPKRFGVIGKKKGDAKEPSSAADEGRGRARSTKEDTPKPRETSQERADRRREELKRELAKKAAAGPAKKKRKF